Below is a window of Scatophagus argus isolate fScaArg1 chromosome 24, fScaArg1.pri, whole genome shotgun sequence DNA.
ACTTGTTCAGTGTTTAATCACATCCTGCTGGAACAAAGTGGCTCGAcgagcagctctgcagcttcatttactcctgctgctctcaccgACACACTTGTGATGTTTCAAAGTATGACGCTGAGTGAATCTTTTATCACAGATGCTGCAACTGAaaggtttctctcctgtgtggatTCTCATGTGCTTTGTTAACAAGTTCTTCTGAAGGAATCTTTCatgacaaactgagcagctgaaatattttccttCTGAATGAAGCCTCATGTGATCCGTTAACGATTTCTTGCTGAGGTATCTTCTaccacaaactgagcagctaaatggtttctctcctgtgtggacTCTCATGTGTGTCACAACATCTCCTCTCCACTGAAAAGCTTTTtgacaaacagagcagctgaaaCGTTTTTCTCCTGAATGAAGTCTCATGTGCTCCATTAACTTGTCCTTCCTGTGGAATCTTTTACTacaaactgagcagctaaaaggtttctctcctgtgtggatCTTCATGTGCCTCGCAACATTTACTTTGCGCTGAAAAGTTTTTtgacaaactgagcagctgaaacgTTTTCCTTCTGAATGAAGCCTCATGTGATACATTAACAAGTTCTTCCTGTGGTATCTTGCaccacaaactgagcagctaaatggtttctctcctgtttggagtccattgtgtttctgctgatgtcCTTCATTGTCCTGCAGAGGGTTTAAACCTGACCGAGGttctctgctgtcctcccaGTCACAGCTGTCATCAGTCTCACAGTCAGAGGAGGTTGAACTCTTGTGGTCAGTATCTGGTTGGGTATCTGGATCTGAGCTCCTGGCTGGTTCTGGTCCTCCACAGTCCTCtccatcagcttctgttttcatctcttcagtctgtctttgatgAAGCTGAGAGGACTGAGGTTTCTCTTCATCGtcttcttcactcttcacagagaCAGGAGTGAACGTGGCCTCCATGACATCAGCCTCCTCCGGCCCTCGaagctgctctccctcctgacCGGTCCACagttcctcctgttcctctttaatgtgTGGCAGCTCTGGTGGATCCTCCTGGACCAGACTGGGGCTCCAGTCCTGCCGCTCAGGGGGATCCTCTCCTTCACTCACCGACCGCAGCTCCACGTCTgtggacaaaaatcaaacacatacGCGCGTGAgaatcttgtgtgtgtgaatattcgACCACCCCAGCAGTTTAAAGTGAGAGGAACAAGTGAAGTGGACAAACCGGCTCTGTGTAAGCGGACTTCAGGCTGGAGAACAGCGTCCAGTAGTTTGCGTTGTCGACAAACTTCCTCCTCGTAGTCTGCTATCGTTCTTTCAAACAGCTCAAAAATCTCTTCAGCGGCCAAAGTGAGTCGCTGGTTGACAAAAGCTCTCAGCGTTTGGACTTTAGACATTTTTACAAACTCACAGCACCAACTTTTCCTCCAGAGAAACAGATCCCGTTCACCTCCGTCTCTTTCCAGCTAGCAGGCTAACTTAGCGCCATTAGCTTCGTAGGACACCGGGAGAAATTTCAGATGTTCCACTTCCGGCTGTTTCCTGTTAGCAAGCTACGCTAACTCCCTTTAGCAATGTCGGCTAACGTGAGCTGAGTCTGCGGTGAAACATCCCGAAAGTTGACGCAACTCCACTTAAACACGTTTAtccacacatacaaaatatgtCGGTTCACTCTGACTCTTTGTAACAAATTTGTTAAGTAAAtaagttagcatgttagctaaGTACATTTAGTTCCGGTCaacatctgtgcttttcaaattaaaagtgcTAAGCTTTTCTTTAAAGGTCCAGTTGTCTTTGTTCAGAATTAACATTGGTAGAAATACCCAGATGCTTGAAGTATAAATACAAATGCTAGAAAGCAGAGTAAAAGTGAACAGTACAGAAGCACAACGTagcaaaatgtattaattattaCACAAATTAATGTGTTATACATCAAGACAGACAACTCAAACTACACAATTATACTACATAGTATTCCTATATACACTGTTATACCTGGTAGGATCAGAGTACTCTTACACATGTGTGCACTGACTGCTTGACTTTCCACTGACAACTTAATACCTTATGATTATTTACACTGGAGTCGTTTACAAAAGAGTCCAACTGCATCATTTCagcaaaatatgtttattattataaatatgGACACTTCGTATAAAAGAACATTTGACTTCAGTTTAAGCAgcagttgttttctgtgctgttggaTCGTTCAGTCTGTCAGCATAACTCAGGTACTGTGAACTTGTACggaacatttaaatgtgaaatagtttgcatgtttattcttttcttttgtaatatTCACAAtgttggtgcagagagaacaacctctgcatcaacgtgaaaaagaccaaggagatgatcgtggacttcagaagggtcagacatctcccccttcctccactgtacatcggagggacagcggtggaagtggtctccagtttcaggtacctgggcgtccacataacggacgacctcacctggagcaacaacacttcctgcctcatcaggaaggcacaccagcgcctctacttcctcaggaggctgaggcgtgccggactgggtAGTTCGGTCctcacatccttctacagatgtgtggtggagagcctcctgtgctcctgcatcactgtgtgacacagcagctgctctgcagcagagaagaaggctctgcagagggtggtgaaagtgggacacagcctatccaccaccacagacatttacacctccaggtgcaggaaaagggcctcctgcatcatgaaggaccccacccacccctcacacaaactgtttgcccctctcccctcaggcaggaggctgcggagcatcaagagcaggaccaccagactgaggaacagcttcttcccagaagctgtgagactgttgaactctggaggtcctctgtagcccctgctgccaaactcacacttcacacaccaacaaacacacaaacaaccacccatggaacattttgcacaatgcagcatttgtaCAGACTTAAACTACTCATGTTccattgcactacggtcattttgcactaccctgtcagccatttgcactactgtttatactgtttacactgatgttacACTGAACAAAGTGGCTCGAcgagcagctctgcagcttcatttactcctgctgctctcaccgACAcacttgtgttgttttaaattacaAAGCTGAATGAATCTTTTACCACAGGCAGAACAGCTGAaaggtttctctcctgtgtggatcctcatgtgttttgtcagatttgccttttgtgtgaatgttttacCACAAACAGAACAACTAAACGGCTTCTCCCCTGTGTGGATTCTCATGTGATAGGATAAATTGCCGCTGGATTTGAAACTTGCtttacaaactgagcagctgaaaggtttctctcctgtgtggatTCTCATGTGTTGTGTCAGATTTGTCTTTTGTGCAAAACTTTTACCACAGATGGAGCAACCAAAGGGCTTTTCCCCAGTGTGAATTCTCATGTGGTCTCTCAAATGCCCCTTCAGTGAAAATTTTCTTCTACAGACAGAACAACTGAAGGGCGTTTCTCCTGTGTGGACTCTCATGTGACTGAGAAGATTTCCTTTCCACCGAAAACTTGCTTTacaaactgagcagcagaaatgtttttctcctgAATGAACTCTCATGTGTTCCGTTAACGAGTTCTTCTGGAGGAATCTTTTACCACAAACTGAGCAACTGAAAGGCATCTCTCCAGTGTGGGCTTTCATGTGGTCTCTCAAATGTCCCTTTTGTGAAAATTTTCGTCGACAGACAAAGCAAGTGAAAGGTTTTTCCCCCGTGTGGACTCTCATGTGCCTCACAACATGCCCACTACGCTGAAAAGTTTTTggacaaactgagcagctgaaatattttccttCTGAATGAAGCCTCATGTGATCTGTTAACGATTTCTTCCTGTTGTATCTTTTaccacaaactgagcagctaaatggtttctctcctgtttggagtccattgtgtttctgctgatgtcCTTCATTGTCCTGCAGAGGGTTTAAACCTGACCGAGGttctctgctgtcctcccaGTCACAGCTGTCATCAGTCTCACAGTCAGAGGAGGTTGAACTCTTGTGGTCAGTATCTGGTTGGGTATCTGGATCTGAGCTCCTGGCTGGTTCTGGTCCTCCACAGTCCTCtccatcagcttctgttttcatctcttcagtctgtctttgatgAAGCTGAGAGGACTGAGGTTTCTCTTCATCGtcttcttcactcttcacagagaCAGGAGTGAACGTGGCCTCCATGACATCAGCCTCCTCCGGCCCTCGaagctgctctccctcctgacCGGTCCACagttcctcctgttcctctttaatgtgTGGCAGCTCTGGTGGATCCTCCTGGACCAGACTGGGGCTCCAGTCCTGCCGCTCAGGGGGATCCTCTCCTTCACTCACCGACCGCAGCTCCACGTCTgtggacaaaaatcaaacacatacGCGCGTCACTTCCCACCTACTTTGCAgttttacctgtgtgtgtgtgtgtgtgtgtgtgtgtgtgtgtgtgtgtgtgttttatctctggagaatcttgtgtgtgtgaatattcgACCACCCCAGCAGTTTAAAGTGAGAGGAACAAGTGAAGTGGACAAACCGGCTCTGTGTAAGCGGACTTCAGGCTGGAGAACAGCGTCCAGTAGTTTGCGTTGTCGACAAACTTCCTCCTCGTAGTCTGCTATCGTTCTTTCAAACAGCTCAAAAATCTCTTCAGCGGCCAAAGTGAGTCGCTGGTTGACAAAAGCTCTCAGCGTTTGGACTTTAGACATTTTTACAAACTCACAGCACCAACTTTTCCTCCAGAGAAACAGATCCCGTTCACCTCCGTCTCTTTCCAGCTAGCAGGCTAACTTAGCGCCATTAGCTTCGTAGGACACCGGGAGAAATTTCAGATGTTCCACTTCCggctgtttcctgtcagcaaGCTACGCTAACTCCCTTTAGCAATGTCGGCTAACGTGAGCTGAGTCTGCGGTGAAACATCCCGCAAGTTGACGCAACTCGACTTAAACACGTTTAtccacacatacaaaatatgtCGGTTCACTCTGACTATTTGTAACAAATTTGTTAAGTAAAtaagttagcatgttagccacAGGAAGTACATTTAGTTCCGGTCCacatctgtgcttttcaaattaaaagtgcTAAGCTTCTTTTTAAAGGTCCACTTTTCTTTGTTCGGAA
It encodes the following:
- the LOC124055227 gene encoding zinc finger protein OZF-like, whose protein sequence is MSKVQTLRAFVNQRLTLAAEEIFELFERTIADYEEEVCRQRKLLDAVLQPEVRLHRADVELRSVSEGEDPPERQDWSPSLVQEDPPELPHIKEEQEELWTGQEGEQLRGPEEADVMEATFTPVSVKSEEDDEEKPQSSQLHQRQTEEMKTEADGEDCGGPEPARSSDPDTQPDTDHKSSTSSDCETDDSCDWEDSREPRSGLNPLQDNEGHQQKHNGLQTGEKPFSCSVCGKRYNRKKSLTDHMRLHSEGKYFSCSVCPKTFQRSGHVVRHMRVHTGEKPFTCFVCRRKFSQKGHLRDHMKAHTGEMPFSCSVCGKRFLQKNSLTEHMRVHSGEKHFCCSVCKASFRWKGNLLSHMRVHTGETPFSCSVCRRKFSLKGHLRDHMRIHTGEKPFGCSICGKSFAQKTNLTQHMRIHTGEKPFSCSVCKASFKSSGNLSYHMRIHTGEKPFSCSVCGKTFTQKANLTKHMRIHTGEKPFSCSACGKRFIQLCNLKQHKCVGESSRSK